A single region of the Acinetobacter sp. WCHA45 genome encodes:
- the epmB gene encoding EF-P beta-lysylation protein EpmB yields the protein MINYLHQEKNWQSQLSDLITDPLELLNLLELSTKQLLSGAILASEQFKLRVPRAFVGKMRIGDPFDPLLLQVLPHHLELEEHPEFVTDPLGEEAANQMAGVLHKYQSRFLLTLTGACAIHCRYCFRRHFPYQENLPKNDDWLNIKQYIEDNPAINEIILSGGDPLTLSNRKIALWIERLESLPQLKILRIHSRVPVVIPNRIDEELISILKNSRLRIVVVIHSNHASELDDFTCSKLLKLSLHHITVLNQAVLLKGVNDSATSLTHLSYRLFEARVMPYYLHVLDKVKGAQHFDLRSSEIDHIYSDVLASLPGYLVPKLVREIAGEKNKTPLFGVQTF from the coding sequence ATGATAAACTATTTACATCAAGAGAAAAACTGGCAATCACAACTCAGTGATCTAATTACTGATCCTTTAGAGTTGTTAAATCTGCTTGAATTATCGACCAAGCAATTATTATCAGGGGCAATACTTGCCTCTGAACAGTTTAAATTACGCGTTCCACGTGCATTCGTCGGAAAAATGCGCATTGGGGATCCATTTGATCCTTTGCTATTACAGGTTTTACCACACCATCTTGAACTTGAAGAACATCCTGAATTTGTTACTGACCCATTAGGTGAGGAAGCAGCCAATCAAATGGCTGGTGTCTTACACAAATACCAGTCTCGCTTTTTACTGACCTTAACAGGTGCATGCGCAATTCACTGCCGTTATTGTTTCCGCCGCCATTTTCCATATCAAGAAAACCTACCCAAAAATGATGATTGGCTAAATATAAAACAATATATTGAAGACAACCCTGCCATCAATGAAATCATTCTCAGTGGGGGCGATCCTTTAACTTTATCTAATCGAAAAATAGCACTTTGGATAGAGCGATTAGAATCTTTACCTCAACTCAAAATATTGAGAATCCATTCACGAGTTCCAGTTGTTATTCCCAATCGTATCGATGAAGAGCTTATTTCTATTTTAAAAAACAGTAGGCTACGCATTGTAGTAGTGATACACTCAAATCATGCTTCAGAACTTGATGATTTCACGTGTTCAAAGTTATTAAAGTTATCATTACATCATATTACTGTGTTAAATCAGGCAGTTTTACTTAAAGGTGTGAATGACTCTGCAACATCTTTAACTCATCTAAGTTATCGACTATTTGAAGCGAGGGTTATGCCCTATTACTTACATGTATTGGATAAAGTAAAAGGTGCTCAACATTTTGACTTAAGATCTTCAGAGATAGATCATATATACAGTGATGTATTAGCGAGTTTACCTGGATATTTAGTTCCAAAACTCGTCAGGGAAATTGCGGGCGAAAAAAATAAAACACCGCTTTTTGGGGTTCAAACGTTCTGA
- the efp gene encoding elongation factor P, protein MAYYSTNDFKAGLKVMLDGNPCSIMENEYVKPGKGQAFNRVKLRNLRSGKVLEKTFKSGDSLEAADIVEVEMDYLYNDGEMWNFMDPVSFEQIAADKTAMGDAAKWLKDDSNEKCTIMLFNGVPLTVSPPNFVVLKIVETDPGVRGDTSGGGGKPAKLETGAVVRVPLFVQQEESVRVDTRTGDYLERA, encoded by the coding sequence ATGGCCTATTATTCTACAAATGATTTTAAAGCAGGCCTCAAGGTTATGCTTGATGGCAACCCATGTTCAATCATGGAAAACGAATATGTAAAACCAGGTAAAGGTCAGGCGTTCAACCGTGTGAAACTGCGTAACCTGCGTTCTGGTAAGGTATTGGAAAAAACTTTCAAGTCAGGTGACTCTTTGGAAGCCGCTGATATTGTTGAAGTTGAAATGGATTACCTCTACAACGATGGCGAAATGTGGAACTTCATGGACCCTGTATCTTTCGAGCAAATCGCTGCTGACAAAACTGCAATGGGTGATGCTGCGAAATGGTTAAAAGACGATTCAAATGAAAAATGTACCATCATGCTCTTCAATGGCGTACCTTTAACAGTGAGTCCACCGAACTTTGTTGTGTTGAAAATCGTTGAAACTGATCCAGGTGTACGTGGTGATACTTCTGGCGGTGGCGGTAAGCCAGCGAAACTTGAAACAGGTGCAGTAGTACGTGTTCCATTATTCGTTCAGCAAGAAGAAAGTGTTCGTGTAGATACTCGTACTGGTGACTACCTAGAGCGTGCCTAA
- a CDS encoding carbon starvation CstA family protein — protein sequence MEITQAKTSLSSKILWSLVAIIGAISFGILAVSRGEHVNAVWLVLAAVCVYSIAYRFYSLFIANKVFELNPRRLTPAHRLNDGLDYVPTNKYVLFGHHFAAIAGAGPLVGPILAAQMGYLPGTIWLLVGVVIAGAVQDFLVLFISTRRDGRSLGEMAKQELGTFAGVIVMLGTLGVMIIILAVLALVVVKALAHSPWGVFSIAATIPIALFMGIYMRYLRPGKIAEVSIIGFVLMMAAIVFGGDVAKDPYWGQLFTLSGTQLTWALIIYGFIASVLPVWLLLAPRDYLSTFLKIGVIAGLAVGIIFAMPDLKMPAVTHFIDGTGPVFAGSLFPFLFITIACGAISGFHALVSSGTTPKLVDNEVNIRMIGYGGMLMESGVGIMAMICATVLDPGIYFAINAPAAVLGTTVDTAAEAVRNLGFIVTPEMLTVLAQEVGESSILSRTGGAPTFAIGMAHIISEIFNSRAMMAFWYHFAILFEALFILTAVDAGTRACRFMVQDTVGIVIPAVKQSSSFFGNLVGTSVAVAGWGFFVYQGVVDPLGGINSLWPLFGIGNQILASMALILGTVILFKMKKEKYVWVTIVPTIFLFITSMTAGWQKIFHENPKIGFLAQANRFSDAIARGDVIAPAKSVAEMQTIVLSNQINAVLCGFFMIVAIVMIIASIGIIRRALQSPVPTVNEAPAVFTETAMTAETVKGES from the coding sequence ATGGAGATAACACAAGCAAAAACATCGCTTTCTTCTAAGATTCTATGGAGTTTAGTTGCCATTATCGGGGCAATTTCTTTTGGGATATTGGCGGTGAGTCGCGGTGAGCATGTAAATGCAGTTTGGTTGGTTCTCGCTGCTGTCTGTGTATATAGCATTGCATATCGGTTCTACAGTTTATTTATCGCAAACAAGGTTTTTGAATTAAACCCAAGGCGATTAACCCCAGCTCATCGTTTAAACGATGGTTTGGATTATGTTCCTACTAATAAATACGTTTTATTTGGACATCATTTCGCTGCTATCGCAGGTGCAGGGCCGTTGGTGGGACCAATTCTAGCAGCGCAGATGGGTTATTTGCCTGGAACAATCTGGCTTCTGGTGGGTGTGGTGATTGCTGGGGCAGTGCAGGATTTTCTGGTTCTATTTATTTCAACACGGCGTGATGGCCGGTCTTTGGGTGAAATGGCAAAACAGGAGTTAGGTACTTTCGCAGGTGTTATTGTGATGTTGGGTACGCTCGGTGTCATGATTATTATTCTTGCGGTATTGGCTTTAGTTGTTGTAAAAGCCTTGGCACATAGTCCGTGGGGTGTGTTTAGTATTGCCGCCACCATTCCAATTGCGCTGTTCATGGGCATTTATATGCGTTACCTACGTCCAGGAAAAATTGCAGAGGTATCCATCATCGGTTTTGTGCTGATGATGGCTGCAATTGTCTTTGGTGGTGATGTGGCGAAAGACCCATATTGGGGGCAATTGTTTACCCTCAGTGGAACACAGTTGACTTGGGCACTGATCATTTATGGCTTTATTGCCTCTGTCTTGCCAGTCTGGTTGCTGTTGGCACCGCGTGACTATCTATCTACTTTCCTTAAAATCGGTGTGATTGCAGGTCTGGCTGTTGGGATTATCTTTGCCATGCCTGACCTGAAAATGCCTGCGGTGACCCATTTTATTGATGGTACAGGTCCTGTATTTGCAGGCAGTTTATTCCCTTTCCTATTTATTACCATTGCATGTGGTGCGATTTCAGGTTTCCATGCGCTGGTTTCTTCTGGAACAACCCCAAAACTGGTTGATAATGAAGTCAATATCCGCATGATCGGTTATGGCGGCATGTTGATGGAATCTGGTGTCGGGATAATGGCCATGATCTGCGCAACTGTACTTGATCCAGGGATTTATTTTGCGATTAATGCACCAGCGGCAGTTCTGGGTACAACGGTAGATACTGCTGCGGAAGCGGTGCGTAATCTAGGTTTTATCGTTACACCTGAGATGCTGACTGTGCTTGCTCAGGAGGTTGGTGAAAGTTCAATCCTTTCTCGTACTGGTGGAGCGCCAACTTTTGCGATTGGTATGGCTCATATCATTTCGGAAATTTTCAATAGTCGTGCAATGATGGCATTTTGGTATCACTTTGCCATCCTGTTTGAAGCCTTATTTATCCTTACCGCAGTAGATGCAGGAACACGTGCCTGCCGTTTCATGGTGCAAGATACGGTTGGTATCGTGATACCAGCGGTGAAACAGTCCAGCTCATTCTTTGGAAATTTGGTTGGGACGTCTGTGGCAGTTGCAGGTTGGGGCTTCTTTGTCTATCAAGGCGTGGTTGATCCTCTCGGTGGTATTAACTCCTTGTGGCCATTATTCGGAATTGGTAATCAAATCCTTGCGTCAATGGCATTGATCTTAGGTACGGTTATTTTATTCAAGATGAAGAAAGAGAAGTATGTTTGGGTAACGATTGTTCCAACGATTTTCCTATTTATTACTTCTATGACGGCGGGTTGGCAAAAGATTTTCCACGAAAATCCTAAGATTGGCTTCCTTGCTCAAGCGAATCGTTTCTCTGATGCAATTGCACGTGGTGATGTAATTGCACCTGCGAAGTCAGTTGCTGAGATGCAGACGATTGTGTTGTCGAATCAGATTAATGCAGTACTTTGTGGATTCTTTATGATTGTTGCAATTGTTATGATTATTGCATCAATCGGAATTATTCGTCGTGCGTTACAAAGCCCTGTCCCAACAGTAAATGAAGCACCTGCCGTATTTACTGAAACTGCAATGACAGCAGAAACAGTGAAGGGAGAGTCGTGA
- a CDS encoding YbdD/YjiX family protein, whose amino-acid sequence MMDFKIARQGSAVIVKIIKFTIMSQKHLIFSPKNWSRIATLWQNLQKSFRLMVGVPDYENYVKHMQAHHPDLTPMDAKTFYRHCIDARYPSSGGNLKKCPC is encoded by the coding sequence GTGATGGATTTTAAAATTGCTAGGCAAGGAAGTGCTGTGATTGTGAAGATCATTAAGTTCACTATCATGTCGCAAAAACACCTGATTTTTTCGCCCAAAAACTGGTCTCGTATTGCAACTTTATGGCAAAACTTGCAAAAAAGTTTTCGTTTGATGGTGGGTGTGCCTGATTATGAAAATTACGTAAAGCATATGCAAGCGCATCATCCAGATTTAACGCCAATGGATGCTAAGACTTTTTATCGTCATTGTATCGATGCACGTTATCCATCATCAGGTGGTAATTTGAAAAAATGTCCTTGCTAG
- a CDS encoding AAA family ATPase — translation MWGMEKASIQEKQQKNQEVEQNIKNFTQKIERFLVEVNQLILDKPQQTKLALTCLLAGGHVLFEDLPGLGKTTLASALARLAGLHFQRIQFTNDMLASDVIGINIFNQKEHLFEFKKGPIFTQILLADEINRCSPKTQSALLEAMEEGAVTVDGTHYDLPQPFWVLATQNPLFQSGTYALPESQLDRFLMRLSLGYPSRQAEKLLLQQSSRQVLIHQLEAVFTQVDILQLRELAKQVFLSDAVLNYILDLAAETRKQRHGLSTRGVLALKAAAQAYALVEGRSFVTTDDVQTIFVAVVAHRLSLGEIEVKQILQSVDVL, via the coding sequence ATGTGGGGCATGGAAAAAGCTTCTATTCAAGAAAAACAACAAAAAAATCAAGAAGTAGAGCAAAATATTAAAAATTTTACTCAGAAAATCGAACGTTTTTTGGTTGAAGTGAATCAACTTATTTTAGATAAACCACAACAAACTAAATTAGCGCTGACCTGTTTATTGGCAGGTGGCCATGTATTGTTTGAAGATTTACCAGGATTGGGTAAAACGACTCTAGCGAGTGCCTTAGCTCGTCTAGCAGGGCTGCATTTTCAGCGGATTCAATTTACCAATGACATGTTGGCGAGTGATGTCATTGGAATCAATATTTTTAATCAAAAAGAACATTTATTTGAGTTCAAGAAAGGTCCAATTTTTACTCAGATTTTATTGGCAGATGAGATCAATCGTTGTAGTCCAAAAACACAGAGTGCATTACTTGAAGCTATGGAAGAAGGTGCGGTCACTGTTGATGGAACACATTATGACTTACCGCAACCATTTTGGGTGCTGGCAACGCAGAATCCACTATTTCAAAGTGGAACTTATGCTTTGCCTGAGTCACAACTTGACCGTTTCTTGATGCGTTTATCGCTCGGTTATCCGTCTCGTCAAGCTGAAAAACTACTGTTACAACAAAGCTCACGTCAGGTTTTAATTCATCAATTAGAAGCGGTATTTACGCAAGTTGATATTTTGCAATTACGTGAATTAGCAAAACAGGTTTTTCTAAGTGATGCTGTACTCAATTATATTTTAGATTTGGCTGCTGAAACACGTAAACAACGGCATGGCTTATCAACACGTGGAGTATTGGCATTAAAAGCTGCTGCACAAGCTTATGCACTGGTTGAAGGTCGCAGCTTTGTGACTACTGATGATGTGCAAACCATTTTTGTTGCCGTGGTTGCTCATCGTTTAAGTTTAGGCGAAATAGAGGTAAAACAAATTTTGCAATCGGTTGATGTCTTATAG
- a CDS encoding DUF58 domain-containing protein — protein sequence MQRIQQWIAKRFQVNGTKTLLQKDVLVFIYKQGFLYLILILITFIAGINYANNLILGFCFLISAILWINFYLTFKQLHVLQIDLIAAEVGQVDQPFILKLRFSQPSVMTRYLRIQWLQQEQLIYLDQQQQTFELAFFPKQRGLFEFGAMKIYSTYPLGLVRAWTYLYPKQKVWIAPKAHDWQKEHKNQPTNANDSLDEFKELRAFQQGDSYQNVAWKQVARGQGFFIKMFEAQANHQHLEIDYQKIPAQSHEEKLSYMMGLIEQCEQLGHDYALILPHARLESGQGQMQLLQAKLLLAQA from the coding sequence ATGCAAAGGATTCAGCAGTGGATTGCGAAACGCTTTCAGGTTAATGGGACTAAAACCCTGTTACAGAAAGATGTTTTGGTTTTTATTTATAAGCAGGGTTTTCTATATCTCATTCTGATTCTAATTACCTTTATTGCAGGGATTAACTATGCAAATAATTTGATTTTAGGTTTTTGTTTTCTAATCAGTGCAATTTTATGGATTAATTTTTATCTCACATTCAAGCAATTGCATGTTTTACAAATTGATCTGATTGCAGCTGAAGTTGGGCAAGTCGATCAGCCTTTCATTTTAAAACTTCGCTTTAGTCAGCCATCGGTAATGACCCGATATTTACGTATTCAATGGCTGCAACAAGAACAATTAATTTATTTAGATCAGCAACAACAGACCTTCGAACTGGCTTTTTTTCCAAAGCAGCGTGGTTTATTTGAATTTGGTGCAATGAAAATTTATTCGACCTATCCTTTAGGTTTGGTGCGAGCGTGGACTTATTTATATCCAAAACAAAAAGTGTGGATTGCACCTAAAGCGCATGATTGGCAAAAAGAACATAAAAATCAACCAACCAATGCGAACGATAGTTTAGATGAATTTAAGGAGCTTAGGGCCTTTCAACAAGGTGATTCTTATCAAAATGTGGCATGGAAGCAAGTTGCTCGAGGACAGGGCTTTTTTATCAAAATGTTTGAAGCTCAAGCCAATCATCAACATTTAGAAATTGATTATCAAAAAATTCCTGCGCAAAGTCATGAAGAAAAATTAAGCTATATGATGGGATTAATTGAGCAATGTGAACAACTTGGTCATGATTATGCATTGATACTGCCACATGCAAGATTAGAAAGTGGTCAGGGGCAGATGCAGCTTCTTCAAGCAAAACTTCTACTTGCACAGGCCTAA
- a CDS encoding transglutaminaseTgpA domain-containing protein: MTKQIYFCILAVLAFVLIGQVAFIPVTLSWLWGVIWLILVWRYSKQKISPFPRLFLVFFSLLSLGLIYLNYQTLLGVEAGVAFLSTCLFAKSLEAKNTRDLLIVFNFALFVSASLLLHSQAFWMAVLVFSAFVICLMGLYRIQTGLFNQHQLLSNQLKNDVKQILKFVGIATPFFIILFIFFPRLPPLWAIPIQKNQAITGISDRMSPGDIAQLSQSSALAFRVVADMRQLPDRQELYWRALVLDEYDGTTWTSSFYNQQIKSVTSNSQGVAYQYLAADEQANWIMGLEYSIPQERYLQLYQDDSIRPSKLIKRNQPIQMFWLGRTSTSSTLLSSRQIEFNTRFDEDRDEKAQQLARQLFEQSQRLPEKYIKTVLNWYRKNNFVYTLTPGTLSGDRIDQFLFSSRKGFCEHYASSFVMLMRYAGIPARVVTGYQGGQFALDGESWEIRQFDAHAWSEVYLDGEWQRIDPTAIIAPQRIDSGMQNYMAEDQKVWGDAQAQAWRLQQFKFLKNMRVWSDYLGYQWQSKVVGYDAEKQKNWLSKLGFNSSYSYVLILIIGIAGILAVYVGFYWWRQTRQQELYQRVIIQFQKQLPKHLHKRSEETFQVWMQRLSSVDSDQKSFHQVVVLYQKIVFLEQNTQQNIQEFKKLLKVCAIAIKQSQKNL, encoded by the coding sequence ATGACCAAACAAATCTATTTTTGCATTTTAGCTGTATTGGCATTTGTATTAATTGGGCAAGTGGCTTTTATTCCTGTGACATTGAGTTGGTTGTGGGGCGTTATTTGGCTTATATTGGTATGGCGATATAGCAAACAAAAAATTTCACCATTTCCACGCTTATTTTTAGTTTTTTTCTCTTTATTATCTTTGGGTCTTATTTATTTAAATTATCAAACTTTACTGGGAGTAGAAGCTGGAGTCGCATTTTTAAGTACGTGTTTATTTGCGAAAAGTTTGGAAGCCAAGAATACCCGTGATTTATTGATTGTATTTAACTTTGCCTTATTCGTCAGTGCCAGTTTATTGTTACATAGTCAGGCATTCTGGATGGCTGTCCTGGTTTTTTCAGCATTTGTGATATGTTTGATGGGGTTGTATCGGATTCAAACTGGTCTATTTAACCAGCATCAATTATTATCCAATCAGTTAAAAAATGATGTTAAACAAATTCTAAAGTTTGTCGGGATTGCGACACCGTTCTTTATTATATTATTTATTTTCTTTCCTCGGTTGCCACCCCTTTGGGCGATTCCTATTCAGAAAAATCAAGCTATTACTGGGATTAGCGATCGTATGTCTCCAGGAGACATTGCACAACTATCACAATCATCGGCTTTGGCTTTTCGTGTTGTTGCAGATATGAGACAACTACCAGATAGACAGGAACTTTACTGGCGTGCTTTGGTTTTGGATGAGTATGATGGTACAACATGGACCAGTAGTTTTTATAATCAACAGATTAAAAGCGTAACCTCAAATTCTCAAGGAGTTGCCTATCAATACTTAGCTGCTGATGAACAGGCAAATTGGATCATGGGGTTGGAATATTCCATTCCACAAGAACGTTATTTACAACTGTATCAAGATGATAGTATACGCCCATCTAAACTTATTAAACGTAATCAACCTATCCAAATGTTTTGGTTGGGGCGTACATCAACATCTTCTACTTTGTTATCATCACGTCAAATTGAATTTAATACTCGATTTGATGAAGATCGCGATGAGAAAGCACAACAATTAGCCCGTCAACTGTTTGAACAAAGTCAGCGACTGCCTGAAAAATATATAAAAACTGTGCTTAATTGGTATAGAAAGAATAACTTCGTTTATACGCTGACCCCAGGAACATTAAGTGGGGATCGTATAGATCAATTTTTATTTTCTAGTCGCAAGGGTTTCTGTGAACATTATGCATCTAGTTTCGTGATGCTGATGCGCTATGCAGGGATTCCTGCCAGAGTTGTGACAGGTTATCAAGGTGGACAGTTTGCATTAGATGGAGAAAGTTGGGAGATTCGTCAATTTGATGCACATGCTTGGAGTGAAGTGTATCTAGATGGTGAATGGCAAAGAATTGACCCTACAGCAATTATTGCACCACAACGTATAGATTCAGGAATGCAGAATTATATGGCGGAGGATCAGAAAGTTTGGGGAGATGCACAGGCACAAGCATGGCGTTTACAACAGTTTAAATTTCTGAAAAACATGCGTGTTTGGAGTGACTATTTAGGTTATCAATGGCAATCCAAAGTAGTCGGTTATGATGCCGAAAAACAAAAAAATTGGTTATCTAAGCTAGGCTTTAATTCGAGCTATAGTTATGTGCTGATCTTAATTATAGGAATTGCAGGAATTTTAGCTGTATACGTTGGTTTTTATTGGTGGAGACAAACACGTCAGCAAGAATTATATCAACGTGTCATTATTCAATTCCAAAAGCAATTGCCTAAACATTTGCATAAAAGATCAGAGGAAACATTTCAAGTTTGGATGCAGCGTTTATCAAGTGTAGATAGTGATCAAAAATCATTTCATCAAGTAGTTGTGTTATATCAAAAAATTGTGTTTTTAGAACAGAATACTCAGCAAAATATTCAAGAATTTAAGAAACTGCTTAAAGTCTGTGCGATCGCAATTAAACAATCTCAAAAAAACTTGTGA